One Robbsia sp. KACC 23696 DNA segment encodes these proteins:
- a CDS encoding DNA topoisomerase III has translation MSKALIIAEKPSVANDIARALGGFTKHDEYFESDDFVLSSAVGHLLEIAAPEEYDVKRGKWSFAHLPVIPPHFDLNPIAKTESRLKVLSRLIRRKDVDRLINACDAGREGELIFRYIAQHAKAKQPVQRLWLQSMTQGAIRDGFARLRTDEDMMPLADAARCRSEADWLVGINGTRAMTAFNSKGGGFFLTTVGRVQTPTLSIVAEREEKIRRFVPRDYWEVHAEFVCAAGFYQGRWFDPKFKKDEFDPEQRDSRLWNLAAAESVVAACRERTGTVTEESKPSTQMSPALFDLTTLQREANGRFGFSAKNTLGLAQALYERHKVLTYPRTDARALPEDYIPTVKTTLEMLKEDNNYLTHARKILDQSWVKPNKRIFDNSKISDHFAIIPTTQPPKNLSEPEQKLYDLVVKRFLAVFFPAAEFQVTTRVTEVAGHRFKTEGKVLVSPGWLSIYGREAQSDDANLVPVAKDEKVKTDSVTAQGLVTKPPARYNEATLLSAMEGAGKLVTDDDLREAMAGKGLGTPATRAAIIEGLLAEKYLIREGRELIPTAKAFQLTTLLRGLDVKELTQPELTGEWEHKLSQIEGGQLKRDAFMLEIAQMTQTIVKRAKEYDSDTIPGDYATLSTPCPHCGGVVKENYRRFACTKCEFSISKIPGGRQFEIEEAEELLREKQIGPLSGFRSKMGRPFSAILKLAEDSETKNYKLEFDFGQDNGEDGGEPPDFSDQEPVGACPKCASRVFEHGMSYVCEKYVAQPRACDFRSGKVILQQEMTRDQMAKLLGPDGRTDLLTNFKSSRTGRNFKAFLVRQKDGSVGFEFEKKDPAAKKGAARKTSAGAAASAENDGEEGAVAAGSAAAKKAPAKKAAAKKAVAKKAPAKKAAAKKVAATKTVAAKRATKSAATSDVE, from the coding sequence ATGTCCAAAGCTCTGATCATTGCCGAGAAACCATCCGTCGCGAACGACATCGCTCGCGCGCTAGGCGGCTTCACGAAGCATGATGAGTATTTCGAGTCCGATGACTTCGTCCTGTCGTCGGCCGTCGGCCATTTGCTCGAAATTGCCGCGCCCGAGGAATACGACGTCAAACGCGGCAAATGGAGCTTCGCGCACCTGCCGGTGATTCCGCCCCACTTCGATCTGAATCCGATCGCCAAGACCGAATCGCGACTCAAGGTGCTGTCGCGATTGATCCGGCGCAAGGACGTGGACCGCCTGATCAATGCCTGTGACGCGGGGCGGGAAGGCGAACTGATCTTCCGCTACATCGCGCAACACGCGAAGGCGAAGCAGCCGGTTCAACGACTCTGGCTGCAGTCGATGACACAAGGCGCGATCCGCGACGGCTTTGCCCGCCTGCGCACCGACGAAGACATGATGCCGTTGGCCGATGCCGCACGCTGCCGATCCGAAGCGGACTGGCTCGTCGGCATCAACGGCACCCGCGCCATGACCGCCTTCAACAGCAAGGGCGGTGGCTTCTTCCTGACCACCGTCGGTCGCGTGCAGACGCCGACGCTGTCGATCGTCGCGGAGCGCGAGGAAAAAATTCGCCGCTTCGTGCCGCGCGACTATTGGGAAGTGCACGCGGAATTTGTCTGCGCCGCCGGCTTCTACCAAGGCCGCTGGTTCGATCCGAAATTCAAGAAAGACGAATTCGACCCGGAACAACGCGATTCGCGACTCTGGAACCTCGCCGCGGCGGAATCGGTGGTGGCCGCCTGCCGCGAGCGCACCGGCACCGTCACGGAAGAATCCAAGCCGTCGACCCAAATGTCGCCGGCGCTGTTCGACCTGACCACGCTGCAACGGGAGGCCAACGGTCGCTTCGGCTTTTCGGCGAAGAATACGCTGGGGCTGGCGCAGGCACTGTATGAGCGTCACAAGGTCCTGACCTATCCGCGTACCGATGCGCGCGCGCTGCCGGAAGACTATATTCCGACGGTCAAGACGACGCTCGAGATGCTGAAGGAGGACAACAACTACCTGACGCACGCACGCAAGATCCTGGACCAAAGCTGGGTGAAGCCGAACAAGCGGATTTTCGACAACTCGAAAATCAGCGATCACTTCGCCATCATCCCGACCACGCAGCCGCCGAAGAATCTGTCCGAGCCGGAGCAGAAGCTGTACGACCTCGTGGTCAAGCGCTTCCTCGCCGTCTTCTTCCCGGCAGCCGAGTTCCAAGTCACGACGCGTGTCACCGAAGTCGCCGGTCACCGCTTCAAGACCGAGGGCAAGGTGCTCGTCTCGCCGGGCTGGCTGTCGATCTACGGCCGCGAAGCGCAGAGCGACGACGCGAACCTGGTCCCAGTGGCAAAAGACGAGAAGGTCAAGACCGACTCCGTCACCGCGCAAGGCCTGGTGACCAAGCCGCCGGCTCGTTACAACGAAGCAACGCTGCTGTCGGCGATGGAGGGCGCGGGAAAACTCGTGACCGACGACGATCTGCGCGAAGCGATGGCAGGCAAGGGTCTCGGCACGCCGGCCACGCGCGCGGCGATCATCGAAGGCTTGCTCGCGGAAAAGTACCTGATCCGCGAAGGGCGCGAGTTGATCCCCACCGCCAAGGCATTCCAGCTGACGACGCTGCTGCGCGGCCTCGATGTCAAGGAATTGACGCAGCCTGAGCTGACCGGCGAATGGGAACACAAGCTCTCGCAGATCGAAGGCGGCCAACTGAAGCGCGACGCGTTCATGCTTGAAATCGCGCAGATGACGCAGACCATCGTCAAGCGGGCAAAGGAATACGACTCGGACACCATTCCGGGCGATTACGCGACGCTGTCGACGCCGTGTCCGCATTGCGGCGGCGTCGTGAAGGAAAACTATCGCCGCTTCGCGTGTACGAAGTGCGAGTTCTCGATTTCCAAGATTCCGGGCGGCCGACAGTTCGAGATCGAGGAAGCCGAGGAACTGTTACGCGAAAAGCAGATCGGACCGTTGTCGGGCTTCCGCAGCAAAATGGGCCGCCCCTTCTCCGCTATCTTGAAATTGGCGGAAGACAGCGAGACGAAGAACTACAAGCTCGAATTCGACTTCGGCCAGGACAATGGCGAAGATGGTGGCGAACCGCCGGACTTCTCCGATCAGGAACCGGTAGGCGCCTGCCCGAAATGCGCAAGCCGTGTCTTCGAGCATGGCATGAGCTATGTTTGCGAGAAGTACGTCGCTCAGCCACGCGCATGCGATTTCCGCTCGGGCAAGGTCATTCTGCAACAGGAAATGACGCGCGATCAAATGGCGAAGCTACTGGGGCCGGACGGTCGAACCGATCTGCTGACGAACTTCAAGTCGTCCCGGACGGGGCGTAACTTCAAGGCCTTCCTGGTACGGCAGAAGGACGGTTCGGTCGGCTTCGAGTTTGAAAAGAAGGATCCGGCGGCCAAGAAGGGCGCGGCACGCAAGACGTCGGCAGGCGCAGCAGCGTCGGCAGAGAACGACGGAGAGGAAGGCGCGGTAGCGGCAGGATCAGCGGCAGCGAAAAAAGCACCGGCCAAGAAAGCAGCAGCGAAGAAGGCCGTAGCCAAGAAAGCGCCGGCGAAGAAAGCCGCCGCCAAGAAGGTCGCCGCGACAAAGACGGTGGCAGCCAAGCGCGCAACGAAGTCGGCGGCAACCAGCGACGTCGAGTAA
- a CDS encoding D-2-hydroxyacid dehydrogenase family protein has protein sequence MKIAILDDYQDAVRKLDAFALLADHTVSVYNNSVRGVGHLASRLADSEALVLIRERTKITKLLLDKLPKLKVIAQTGRVGSHIDLEACTERGIAVLEGKGSPTAPAELTWALIMAAQRRIPLYIANLKQGAWQQSGLRAASMPPNFGIGRVLKGQTLGIWGYGKIGQLLAGYGRAFGMNVLVWGREHSQSAARADGFDVASTKEALFEQADVLTVHLRLNDETQGVISLDDLSLMKPDSLFVNTSRAELLEENALITALQRGRPGMVAVDVFESEPILQGNVLMRMENAICTPHIGYVERQSYELYFDYAFRALLDFEQGGSANIVNPDALMRRR, from the coding sequence TTGAAAATTGCGATCCTCGACGATTATCAGGACGCCGTGCGCAAACTCGACGCATTTGCTTTGTTGGCCGACCACACGGTTTCGGTCTACAACAACAGTGTGCGTGGAGTGGGACATCTGGCCAGCCGTCTGGCGGATAGCGAGGCCCTGGTATTGATTCGCGAACGTACGAAGATCACGAAGCTGCTGTTGGACAAGTTGCCGAAGTTGAAGGTCATCGCACAGACTGGACGGGTTGGCAGCCATATCGATCTGGAGGCTTGCACGGAGCGCGGTATCGCCGTGCTGGAAGGCAAGGGCTCGCCCACCGCGCCGGCGGAATTGACCTGGGCGCTGATCATGGCCGCGCAACGCCGGATCCCGCTGTACATCGCGAATCTCAAACAAGGTGCGTGGCAGCAGTCGGGACTGCGCGCCGCATCGATGCCACCCAATTTCGGCATCGGCCGCGTACTGAAAGGACAGACGCTCGGTATTTGGGGATACGGCAAGATCGGGCAACTTCTGGCCGGCTATGGTCGCGCGTTTGGGATGAACGTGCTTGTGTGGGGCCGTGAGCACTCACAGAGCGCGGCGCGTGCGGATGGCTTCGACGTTGCCTCGACAAAGGAAGCCCTGTTCGAACAGGCCGACGTCTTGACCGTCCATCTGCGCTTGAACGACGAGACGCAAGGCGTCATCTCGCTCGATGACTTGTCGCTGATGAAGCCCGATTCACTCTTTGTGAACACGAGCCGTGCAGAGTTGCTCGAAGAGAACGCGCTGATCACGGCGCTGCAACGCGGACGTCCCGGCATGGTAGCGGTTGACGTATTCGAATCGGAGCCGATCCTGCAAGGCAATGTCCTGATGCGGATGGAGAATGCGATCTGCACGCCGCATATCGGCTATGTCGAACGGCAAAGCTATGAGCTTTACTTCGACTATGCCTTCCGCGCCCTGCTCGACTTCGAACAAGGCGGGAGCGCAAACATCGTGAATCCCGACGCGCTGATGCGGCGCCGTTGA
- a CDS encoding thioredoxin family protein, giving the protein MDNPDDESSIRKRLDDGAALVACLCAQWCGSCREYRDVFTELARQFPQYCFLWVDVENQADRVDVFDVENFPTIVIEDAVTTRFAGTLLPQRGILERLLNEVPQLPGNGAEPLLRAALEA; this is encoded by the coding sequence CTGGACAACCCTGACGACGAGTCGTCGATCCGCAAGCGGCTCGACGACGGCGCGGCCTTAGTGGCCTGCCTTTGCGCGCAATGGTGTGGTTCGTGCCGAGAATACCGCGATGTGTTCACGGAACTGGCACGCCAGTTCCCGCAGTATTGTTTCTTGTGGGTCGACGTAGAGAACCAGGCGGACCGCGTGGATGTATTCGATGTGGAGAATTTCCCCACGATCGTGATTGAAGACGCGGTCACGACGCGTTTCGCCGGAACGCTGCTGCCGCAACGCGGTATCCTCGAACGGCTATTGAACGAAGTGCCGCAGTTGCCGGGAAATGGCGCCGAGCCGCTGTTGCGCGCCGCCCTGGAAGCCTGA
- a CDS encoding LysR family transcriptional regulator: protein MDQLQSMRVFVKVADLGSFARAATQLDMSNAVVTRHVADLEGRLGTRLMNRTTRSLSLTEAGQVYLERAKQILEELDDAEQMVLERTQEPVGTLRLVAPVVFGIHNLGQVLTDYTGRYPRVVPDVTLVDRSVDLVEEGFDVGIAIARNIRSASVVSRRLTTGSLVVCASPDYLAHHGQVEHPSTLAGRACVTLNPSVSEDEYVFQGPDGETRVRPASVLLANNYEMLRQFALRGLGIAVLPSYLIGRDLAAGSLMPLLTDYQLAPIDIHVVYPSRRYMPAKLRTFIDHLVAHFEEAPPSEKWGAPLQALPASLTGADNAAAVASTIAGSSSFNALRMHVEAASTQ, encoded by the coding sequence ATGGATCAATTGCAGTCAATGCGCGTGTTTGTCAAAGTTGCCGATCTAGGCAGCTTCGCGCGGGCGGCGACCCAGCTCGACATGTCCAACGCGGTGGTGACTCGCCACGTGGCGGACTTAGAAGGACGCCTGGGTACGCGCCTCATGAACCGCACGACGCGGAGCTTGTCCCTGACGGAAGCCGGGCAAGTCTATCTGGAACGCGCGAAACAAATTCTCGAAGAACTCGACGACGCTGAGCAGATGGTGCTCGAGCGCACGCAGGAGCCGGTCGGTACGTTGCGACTGGTGGCACCGGTGGTTTTTGGGATTCACAACCTGGGTCAGGTGCTGACCGACTACACGGGGCGCTATCCGCGTGTCGTGCCGGACGTGACCTTGGTCGATCGCAGTGTGGACCTGGTGGAAGAGGGTTTCGACGTCGGCATCGCGATCGCTCGCAATATTCGTAGCGCCAGTGTCGTCAGCCGACGTTTGACGACGGGCTCGCTGGTCGTATGTGCCTCGCCGGATTATCTGGCGCATCACGGCCAGGTTGAGCATCCGTCGACGCTGGCCGGTCGCGCCTGCGTGACGTTGAACCCGTCGGTCTCCGAGGATGAATACGTCTTCCAGGGACCGGATGGGGAAACGCGTGTGCGTCCCGCCAGCGTTTTACTCGCGAATAATTATGAGATGCTGCGCCAGTTCGCTTTGCGTGGATTGGGCATTGCCGTGTTGCCGAGCTATCTGATCGGGCGCGATTTGGCTGCAGGCTCGTTGATGCCATTGCTGACGGACTATCAACTGGCCCCCATCGACATTCATGTCGTCTACCCGAGCCGTCGATATATGCCCGCCAAGTTGCGGACGTTCATCGATCATCTGGTTGCACACTTCGAAGAGGCGCCGCCGTCGGAGAAGTGGGGCGCGCCGCTGCAGGCGTTACCGGCGTCGCTCACGGGCGCCGATAATGCTGCCGCGGTTGCGTCGACGATCGCCGGGAGCAGTAGCTTCAATGCGCTGCGTATGCACGTGGAAGCGGCTTCCACGCAGTAA